In one Diabrotica virgifera virgifera chromosome 5, PGI_DIABVI_V3a genomic region, the following are encoded:
- the LOC126884970 gene encoding uncharacterized protein LOC126884970, translating to MKFIFLLFLVAAVFSGLQKNSLANRLPRDSLTSYESGNFTSEDCIAPPEFCNHEENFESYRCWRWGEVDRILMGCITDDCDVNCRRTKNNFKNFKDCMTKALPVCSIFH from the exons atgAAATTTATTTTCTTACTGTTTCTGGTTGCCGCCGTATTTTCCGGATTACAGAAAAACAGCCTAGCCAACAGACTGCCTAGAGACAGCCTAACTAGCTATGAAAGTGGTAACTTCACTTCGGAAG ATTGTATTGCACCCCCGGAGTTTTGCAACCATGaagaaaattttgaaagctaTCGATGTTGGAGATGGGGAGAGGTAGACCGAATCTTGATGGGTTGCATAACAGATGATTGTGATGTCAATTGCCGTCGcaccaaaaataattttaagaatttCAAAGATTGTATGACTAAGGCTTTACCAGTATGTAGTATCTTTCATTAA